A single genomic interval of Alteromonas sp. CI.11.F.A3 harbors:
- the xdp1 gene encoding exosortase-dependent surface protein XDP1, whose product MKFSKLIIVALLVSAFSAYATDSSLNEATYSLINDGISQTVNPDASNGKSVIVNGEAIYIGVTGWSDTGGAGNDLVVQGTNSSALKKWNATWSNGVVTSGYGIQNDDNGDSHAIDNYNDFDMILLAFSEEVTLTDASFNWLKGDNGNKEITVAGLDLDSSSPFLSNDSFTWSDAASHAVEGAIGHFGIANTAENYYFNSTFSNLSSAKYWLVGAYNTYFADSNKIENNIKLKLSGIGFTTETDATTPPPAPTPVSEPGALALMSIGLGLLAYRRKRRV is encoded by the coding sequence ATGAAATTCTCAAAATTAATTATAGTAGCCTTATTGGTTTCTGCTTTCTCAGCATATGCAACCGATAGCAGCCTAAATGAAGCTACCTATTCTTTAATTAATGACGGTATTAGCCAAACCGTAAACCCTGACGCCTCAAACGGCAAGTCAGTAATTGTAAATGGTGAAGCTATTTATATCGGTGTAACAGGTTGGTCCGATACAGGTGGCGCCGGAAATGACTTAGTTGTTCAGGGCACTAATTCATCGGCACTAAAAAAATGGAACGCTACTTGGTCAAATGGTGTAGTAACGTCAGGCTACGGCATCCAGAACGATGATAATGGTGACAGCCATGCTATCGATAATTACAACGATTTTGACATGATCCTGCTAGCATTTAGCGAAGAAGTAACGTTGACGGACGCATCGTTTAATTGGCTAAAGGGTGATAATGGAAACAAGGAAATTACCGTAGCGGGTCTAGACTTAGATAGTTCTTCCCCATTCCTTAGTAATGATTCATTCACTTGGAGTGACGCGGCTTCTCATGCAGTGGAAGGAGCAATAGGTCATTTCGGCATAGCAAATACCGCTGAAAATTATTACTTTAACTCTACATTTAGTAATTTATCTTCAGCAAAATACTGGTTAGTAGGCGCCTACAATACGTATTTTGCTGATTCAAACAAAATTGAAAATAATATTAAACTTAAGCTTTCTGGTATAGGTTTTACAACTGAAACAGACGCGACCACACCCCCACCCGCTCCTACACCGGTTAGCGAGCCAGGTGCACTTGCGCTGATGAGTATAGGTCTTGGCCTTTTAGCTTACCGCCGTAAGCGTCGCGTTTAA
- the xdp1 gene encoding exosortase-dependent surface protein XDP1, whose protein sequence is MRSLFKKVALPSLLLFSSTTAIFVVGTGNAQATYHNNHNYSYCGSGSSNSSGNQNSSCNSALGEHTYDLVEDGVYQSTNANDSSISIDGVSISLAAFSDTQGVYNETVVGADLEKISNQWAYGVTNNDEAIYSGNSDHAIDNLNYNYQGSNAAYRSGTTNVERDYDFVLLSFDQAVTLTGASFSWLYDSNDSQISVAALGNTSTLTSGVNTWSDIVADALTSASFDIENCETLDHRADFTFTESSQYWLVGAYNTVFGNIGGYVGNDAFKLANIGFSTTETQAPPAPTEVTEPGTLGLLMACSLFVMWRRKKSI, encoded by the coding sequence ATGCGCAGTTTATTTAAAAAAGTAGCACTACCATCGCTACTCTTATTCTCATCAACCACAGCAATCTTCGTTGTTGGAACTGGCAATGCGCAAGCTACCTATCACAACAACCACAACTATTCTTATTGCGGTAGCGGTAGCTCTAATAGTAGTGGCAATCAAAACTCATCCTGTAATTCTGCGTTGGGTGAGCATACTTATGATTTGGTAGAAGACGGGGTTTATCAAAGTACAAATGCCAACGACTCAAGTATCAGCATAGATGGTGTCAGTATATCACTTGCCGCCTTTTCAGATACTCAGGGTGTTTACAACGAAACCGTAGTAGGTGCAGATTTAGAGAAAATATCTAATCAATGGGCCTATGGTGTTACCAACAACGACGAAGCAATTTATAGCGGTAACTCTGATCACGCCATAGATAACTTGAATTACAATTATCAGGGTAGTAACGCTGCGTACAGAAGCGGGACAACCAATGTTGAGAGAGACTACGACTTCGTACTTCTTTCTTTCGACCAAGCTGTAACCTTAACCGGTGCAAGTTTCTCTTGGCTATATGACAGCAACGACAGTCAAATATCTGTCGCAGCATTAGGAAACACTTCAACGCTGACTTCCGGGGTTAATACTTGGAGCGATATAGTTGCAGATGCATTGACGTCAGCATCTTTTGATATAGAGAATTGTGAAACGCTAGACCACCGCGCCGACTTTACCTTTACTGAATCCTCTCAGTATTGGCTAGTTGGGGCTTATAATACCGTTTTCGGTAACATAGGCGGGTATGTAGGTAATGACGCATTCAAACTTGCTAACATAGGCTTTTCCACAACTGAGACACAAGCCCCCCCCGCTCCTACAGAAGTTACTGAGCCAGGTACGCTTGGATTACTTATGGCATGTTCACTATTTGTGATGTGGCGCCGTAAGAAAAGCATTTAA
- the pssA gene encoding CDP-diacylglycerol--serine O-phosphatidyltransferase: protein MSEQKRKGIYLLPNLLTTAGLFSGFFAVVSSMTGRFEAAAVAIFVAMVFDGLDGRVARMTNTQSDFGAEYDSMADMVSFGMAPALVAYNWGLTELGKFGWLAAFVYVAGAALRLARFNTQVGIADKRFFQGLASPAAAAVVAGLVWVGVEYDAVGTDYGIVVALVTGFAGLLMVSNFKYNSFKELNWHGKVPFVGLLIVLLIFVVVATEPALVLFIVFSLYALAGPINTFRTVDKVTLNDVVGEQEEDADFDANANANANSATDTVDSSEGQQDERSSNKV from the coding sequence ATGTCTGAACAAAAGCGAAAAGGGATTTATCTTCTTCCCAATCTATTGACCACTGCTGGGCTATTTTCAGGCTTCTTTGCAGTAGTGTCTTCAATGACAGGGAGATTCGAAGCAGCAGCAGTAGCTATATTTGTTGCTATGGTTTTTGATGGATTAGATGGTCGAGTTGCGCGTATGACCAATACGCAAAGCGATTTTGGTGCTGAATATGACTCAATGGCCGATATGGTGTCATTTGGTATGGCGCCGGCATTAGTGGCATACAACTGGGGCTTAACTGAACTCGGTAAGTTCGGTTGGTTAGCTGCCTTTGTTTATGTGGCAGGTGCCGCTTTACGTTTAGCGAGATTTAATACGCAGGTTGGTATTGCTGATAAACGTTTCTTCCAAGGTTTGGCTAGCCCGGCTGCAGCAGCAGTAGTTGCTGGCTTAGTCTGGGTAGGCGTTGAATATGATGCTGTAGGTACAGACTACGGAATTGTAGTTGCATTAGTCACTGGTTTCGCTGGCCTACTAATGGTAAGTAACTTCAAATACAATTCATTCAAGGAATTGAATTGGCATGGGAAGGTTCCTTTCGTAGGGCTACTTATTGTGCTACTTATATTTGTAGTGGTAGCAACAGAGCCTGCTTTAGTACTCTTTATTGTGTTTTCTCTTTATGCGCTTGCTGGCCCAATTAATACATTTAGAACCGTCGATAAAGTTACCTTGAACGACGTAGTAGGTGAGCAAGAAGAAGATGCAGACTTTGATGCTAATGCTAATGCTAATGCTAATAGTGCAACTGATACTGTTGACAGTAGCGAAGGGCAGCAAGACGAAAGGTCATCTAATAAAGTGTAA
- a CDS encoding EF-hand domain-containing protein, whose protein sequence is MKKLTLAMVIGAVMSTSAFAAHHESRITSDFEALDANGDGMLSKEEVKGSITEETMSNIDSDGDAMINHSEFTAYIKAKPEKFADELVVKEKANHDKAGVIHHSIDEKEAMGTGGDVISEKNKELRTQMKTSANHESMNKTSAMAKKDSIGADGDVISEQNKEMRSEMKTSDTQQSMKHGDAMEETGAVISEKNKTLRTEVTDAANMRFDEADANKDGELSKREIENAGIKGDFMTMDKDGNELITRMEYRRYFEEIKTMGQ, encoded by the coding sequence ATGAAAAAGCTAACGTTAGCAATGGTTATTGGCGCAGTAATGTCTACTTCTGCTTTCGCTGCCCATCACGAATCTAGGATAACTTCAGACTTTGAGGCACTAGATGCAAATGGCGACGGCATGCTTTCAAAGGAAGAGGTTAAGGGAAGTATTACTGAAGAAACTATGTCTAATATAGATTCAGATGGCGATGCTATGATTAACCACTCTGAGTTTACTGCCTACATAAAAGCGAAGCCTGAAAAATTTGCTGACGAACTTGTTGTTAAAGAGAAAGCAAACCACGACAAAGCTGGTGTAATACATCATTCCATTGACGAGAAAGAGGCTATGGGCACAGGTGGCGACGTAATTAGCGAAAAAAATAAAGAATTACGTACACAAATGAAAACCAGTGCAAACCATGAATCAATGAACAAAACATCCGCTATGGCTAAAAAGGATTCTATAGGCGCAGACGGCGATGTAATTAGTGAACAAAATAAAGAAATGCGTTCTGAAATGAAAACTAGCGACACACAACAGTCGATGAAACATGGTGATGCCATGGAAGAAACGGGTGCTGTGATCAGTGAAAAGAACAAGACATTACGTACAGAAGTTACGGATGCTGCAAATATGCGATTCGATGAAGCCGATGCCAATAAAGATGGTGAACTATCTAAACGTGAAATTGAAAACGCTGGTATTAAAGGTGATTTCATGACTATGGATAAAGATGGCAACGAACTTATTACGCGTATGGAATACCGTAGATATTTTGAAGAAATTAAGACAATGGGCCAGTAA